In the genome of Candidatus Ornithobacterium hominis, the window ATTATTAGATTTATTTCATTATTTAGATAAAGAGCAGCCGAAGTTTTTAAACCAATTTCAATTGGATTGGATTCCACAGCTTAACCCTGATGGGGCTACAGTTTGGAATCGATATTCTGCCAGTGGAGTTGATTTAAATCGAGATTTTATACAAGAATCTACTCCAGAAATAAAAATTTTAAAATCATATATTTTTAAGAAAGGTTACAAATGTATATTTAATTTACATGATCAAAGGAATTTATTTTATACCGAAAATAATTTAAAACCAACGGAAATAGCAATACTTTCACCAGTTGTTGGTCAACATTTGATGAATGAAAATTGTAATTTAGCTAAAAAATATTTGGCTGCAATTATTAGCAAAACGAGAGAGTTTACAAATGTGAATTTAGCTAAATTTAATGATTCATTTTACCCTTTAGCTGCGGGTGATAATTTTCAGAAAAGCGTCCCAACTATTTTAGTTGAAGCAGGGTATTGCCTAAATGATTTGCAGCGTAACCGAATTAGGGAGCAATTATTTTATTTTTTTTATTCTTTATTACAAATTGATTTTTCTAAGCCTTTAAAAAATTTTGAAGCGTATCAAGAATTACCGTTAAATTCTGAGGGGGCTTATGATTTAATTTTAAAAAATGTGAAAATTATTCAGAATAATCAGGAGGTAATCACGGCATTAGGTATCCGATTTCGGGATGAATTCATTGATGAACAAGTGAAAATAATTGCAGAAGTAATTGAAATTGGTGATTTAAATATGGCCATCGGCTATGAGATTTTTGATGCACAAGGACAGATTTTAAGAAATAGTGAGTTAGGCTATGAAATTCCTCAACGTGGGATGAAGGCAGATTTTGTCTTGGGGAAGAATATAAAAATAGAAAATGGAAAAATCAGAGAAATAAAACTATAATTTAACATAATATATATTATGGGCAAAATGTTCTATGCTGAAATAAAAATGAAAAGATATTATAATTCAGTAAGGATTTATAATTTGTTGGAAAAAATACTAGAGAAATAAAAACTGGATAAGATATACTACGAGTAAATACTAAAATTTTTAAGCCTTAGAAAATTTTAAAAATGATTTAAAATATTATCTTTATTTAGTAAATTAACGGCATAAATTTTCGAGAATGATTTACAAAAGTTTAAAAGAAGCTGTAAGCCTTATTAAATCAGGAGATCGTGTGTTCATTCATAGTGCTGGAATGGCTCCTAGCCCTCTAATTGATGCGATGGCAGATGAGTATGAAAGATTAGAAAATGTAGAAATCGTTTCAATTCATACAGAGGGTTCTGCAAAATATGTGATGGAGCCTTATAATCAATCATTTAAAACAAATGTGTTTTTTGTAGGTCAGAATGTAAGAAATGCTGTTAATGAAAGTTTAGCAACCTATACTCCTATTTTTTTGAGCGAAGTACATCAGTTATTTAGAAAAAATATCTTGCCGATAGATGTGGCTTTGATTCATGTTTCACCACCAGATGAGCATGGGTTCTGCTCTCTCGGTGCTTCGGTTGATATTTCGTTGCCTGCTACAGAGACTGCTAAAAAAATCATTGCACTGGTTAACCCTCTAGTGCCCAGAGTGCATGGCGATGGCTTTATACACAAAAGTAAAATTGATGTGGCTGTAGAACATAATGAGCCGCTAAACTCGATAAAGTTGCCTGAGCCTAATGCTAGCGAAAAGAAAATCGGGGCGAATGTTGCTGAATTGATAGAAGATGGGGCTACTTTGCAAATTGGCATAGGTGCTATTCCCAATGTAGTTTTAGATAATTTGAAAAATCATCAGCGCCTAGGGATTCATACCGAGATGTTTTCTGACGGAATATTACCTTTGGTGGAATCAGGTGTCATCACTGGTGAGGAGAAGAAAATCAAACCAGGTAAGATCGTCAGTTGTTTTGCCTTGGGCAGCCAGAAACTCTATGATTTCATTAATGAAAATCCTATTGTTCAATTCAAAGAAGCTGCTTACACCAACGATACTTCTATCATCAGGCAAAACCCTAAGGTAACAGCTATAAATAGTGCTGTGGAAGTTGATTTAACAGGGCAGGTTTGTGCGGAATCTATTGGCAGTTATCATTTCTCTGGCGTTGGCGGACAGATTGACTACGTACGTGGAGCGGCACATTCAGAAGGCGGAAAGCCTATTTTTGCTTTTAGTGCAAGAACCAAGAATGGAAAATCTAAAATCGTACCCCAGCTCAAATTAGGAGCAGCCGTCACAACAACTCGTGCGCATGTACATTATATCGCCACAGAGTATGGAGTTATAAATCTTTTTGGGAAAAGTTTAAAGGAAAGAGCTAGATTGCTTATTTCTATTGCTCACCCCGATGATAGAGAATTATTGGAAAAACAAGCTTTTGAAATTCTTCACATTAAAATTTAAATTTTTAAAGCCTTAATTTTTTTTTGATTAGAGAAATATTAACAGAAATATTAATAGCCTAAAAATAAATCTTGCCTGGCAATGTGCTACGGCATTTCCATATTAATTTTTAAATTTGGGGAATTTTAAGAAATGAAAAAAGTTAGTCCCAATCTTATTGGATTCATTATTGCGGCAATCATGCTGGTAGCCTCAGTCTACATTTATCAACACTTTTTAGCCAAAAAAAGCGAATACCTTTTAGATAATAATTCCGATGAGAGTTATAAAATTCAAGTTGGGCAAACGGTTTACACCTTAGCAGCTCATCAAACTTTGCCTATACCTTTGGGCAAAGGAATTCACCATATTATTGTGAAAAATGAGAAAGATTCGCTCATCAGTCAACAAAAAATCGAGGTAAAGAAACTAAGAGGTTTAGTCAATATCGGTCATCAAACATATTTTATCTTTGGCTTGCCTTATGGTGTTAAGGTAAATGTAGATTCCATCTTTGAGCATAATAAAACCACTTACCAAGGTAAAAAATATTTTGGCCCTTTAAAAATTGATAGTTCTTTTTACATTGAAGATTTTTATTACAATTTGAATGAAAATTTCCCTTCGCTCACCAAAAGTTCTTTGAATGATACTTTGCGAACCAAGATTTTCCGTGAAGGTGATTTTAAACAATTTTATTTTGAACACTTTGAATAAACTAATTATGTCACAAAAAATAAAACCATACAATACCCAAAAATCCAAAAAAAATGAAGTGGAAGAAATGTTTGACAATATTTCTTCTAAATACGATTTCCTAAACCGCTTGCTTTCGGCTCGCATAGATGTGCTTTGGCGAAACCAAGTTGTGAGTAAAGCCAAAAAAGAAAATCCTGAAAAAATTCTTGACGTCGCCACTGGGACTGGTGACTTAGCCATTGCCTTAGCAAGAAAAATAAAGGCTTCAAAAATCACAGGCTACGATCTCTCTGCTGGTATGTTACAAATTGGGAAGCAGAAAATAAGTAAAAAAAACTTACAAAATCGCATCGAAATGATTCAGGGAGATGCAGAAAATATGCCGTTTGATGATGATTCCTTTGATGCTATAACAGTCGCTTTTGGGGTAAGAAATTTTGAAAATTTAGACCAAGGTTTAACTGAATTCTACCGTGTGCTAAAACCAGGCGGGAAATTATTTATTTTAGAATTTTCTCAACCACAGAAATTTCCTATGAAGCAATTGTATCAATTTTATTCATACCGTATTTTGCCTGCAATCGGTCAATTATTCTCCAGAGATAGCCGTGCCTATACCTATTTGCCTGAGTCGGTTTCCGCCTTTCCGCACGGTGAAGAAATGCTCAATATTTTGAAGAAAAATCAATTTAAGCAAGTCAAAGATAAAAAACTTAGCTTTGGGATCTCAAGTATATATGAAGCAATCAAATAATTTAACTTCACCAAAATTATGAAGATGAAAAATTTTATAACACTATTGGTTTTCTTTTGTTTCTGCACAATTCAGGCACAATTCAGAGTAAATTATGACAAAAAAGATAAATTTACTGAGCTAGACCAGCAGCGTTTTTCTTGGGGGTACTTTATTGGTTTAAATCACTTTAATTTTAATGTCCACCCTGTTCATCAAAATCAATTAAATCCTACGGGTGTTGGCATCAATTCTTACGGGAAATTCAATGTTTATTCTGATAATAAGTTGGGGTTCTCTGCTGGATTGATGGGGCGGATGAAAGTCAGTGAATATTTCGATCTTTTCATTCAGCCAGGGATTCATTTCACTGAGCGTATTTTACACTTTAATCACATAGAAGTAGGGAAAACTTACAACAAACCAGACCCTAAGAATCCTTATGACCCACATTTTAGTTCAGGAACATTTACTGCAACTGAAGGTTCAAAAACGAGAGCAGTCAAATCTACTTATCTAGATTTACCACTTTTCATTCAGCTGCATGGTGACCGCTGGTTCAACACTCGTCCTTATATTCAAGCTGGTTTTGGGTATATGGCAAATTTGCAAAGCAATCAAAATTCCCAAGATGATAATGAAGATGGAATTTTCCGTTTGAAAAGTAATAATTATAATTACCAAATTGAAACTGGTATTAGTATTTATTTCAATCGATTTAGGTTGACACCTTCAGTCAAAGGAGTTTTTTTACTAAACAACGAATTGATTCCTGACGATATAGACACGCCCCAGATTTGGGCAGGTTCTGTCAAGTCATTGAAAACCAGAGCGATTTTATTTAGCTTAAAATTTGAATAAAATTTTTTAAGGCTTAAAAAAAATTAGAAGGTAAATAATTTTGATATATTTACCTTCGGTGTATTTAGGATTTTTAAATTACTGATATTTAGATTATTATGAGAGAATTTTGTACAGCTTAGCTTATTTTTTATTAATCGTTTCCTATAAATTTTAATGACCGATAATTACTTAAGTGGGGCTTTTAATTCAAAAGTTGAAAAGTTTGCTTAGCAATCTCTAATTCTTCATTGGTTGGAATCACAATAATTTTCACTCTCGCAGTCTCTTTTTGAATTTCTCTGATTTCTTTTGCACGAATTTTATTTAATTCTGGGTTCAGTTCAATCCCAAAGTAATCCATATCTCTACAAACCAAATCTCTAATGATGTCACTGTTTTCACCAATTCCAGCTGTAAACACCAAGGCATCTAGCCCGTTCATGGCAGCAGCATAACTTCCAATTTCTTTTTTGATACGGTAAGCATTCATTTCTAGTGCCAATTGACATTTTTCATCACCTTTCTCTGCACGGTCTTCGATATCGCGTAAATCACTAAAGCCCGTCATACCCAACATTCCACTTTCTTTAGTGAAAATTCGATTTAATTCTTCGGCAGAGTAATTGTATTTATTCATCAAATA includes:
- a CDS encoding M14 family zinc carboxypeptidase, which translates into the protein MIQYLNYRVPGFENKYVNPKKLKEFIQRQNWNYQVLGKSQQNRDIYSVSLGNGPIKFAFWSQMHGNESTNTRALLDLFHYLDKEQPKFLNQFQLDWIPQLNPDGATVWNRYSASGVDLNRDFIQESTPEIKILKSYIFKKGYKCIFNLHDQRNLFYTENNLKPTEIAILSPVVGQHLMNENCNLAKKYLAAIISKTREFTNVNLAKFNDSFYPLAAGDNFQKSVPTILVEAGYCLNDLQRNRIREQLFYFFYSLLQIDFSKPLKNFEAYQELPLNSEGAYDLILKNVKIIQNNQEVITALGIRFRDEFIDEQVKIIAEVIEIGDLNMAIGYEIFDAQGQILRNSELGYEIPQRGMKADFVLGKNIKIENGKIREIKL
- a CDS encoding acetyl-CoA hydrolase/transferase family protein, whose amino-acid sequence is MIYKSLKEAVSLIKSGDRVFIHSAGMAPSPLIDAMADEYERLENVEIVSIHTEGSAKYVMEPYNQSFKTNVFFVGQNVRNAVNESLATYTPIFLSEVHQLFRKNILPIDVALIHVSPPDEHGFCSLGASVDISLPATETAKKIIALVNPLVPRVHGDGFIHKSKIDVAVEHNEPLNSIKLPEPNASEKKIGANVAELIEDGATLQIGIGAIPNVVLDNLKNHQRLGIHTEMFSDGILPLVESGVITGEEKKIKPGKIVSCFALGSQKLYDFINENPIVQFKEAAYTNDTSIIRQNPKVTAINSAVEVDLTGQVCAESIGSYHFSGVGGQIDYVRGAAHSEGGKPIFAFSARTKNGKSKIVPQLKLGAAVTTTRAHVHYIATEYGVINLFGKSLKERARLLISIAHPDDRELLEKQAFEILHIKI
- the ubiE gene encoding bifunctional demethylmenaquinone methyltransferase/2-methoxy-6-polyprenyl-1,4-benzoquinol methylase UbiE, with the protein product MSQKIKPYNTQKSKKNEVEEMFDNISSKYDFLNRLLSARIDVLWRNQVVSKAKKENPEKILDVATGTGDLAIALARKIKASKITGYDLSAGMLQIGKQKISKKNLQNRIEMIQGDAENMPFDDDSFDAITVAFGVRNFENLDQGLTEFYRVLKPGGKLFILEFSQPQKFPMKQLYQFYSYRILPAIGQLFSRDSRAYTYLPESVSAFPHGEEMLNILKKNQFKQVKDKKLSFGISSIYEAIK
- a CDS encoding porin family protein, giving the protein MKNFITLLVFFCFCTIQAQFRVNYDKKDKFTELDQQRFSWGYFIGLNHFNFNVHPVHQNQLNPTGVGINSYGKFNVYSDNKLGFSAGLMGRMKVSEYFDLFIQPGIHFTERILHFNHIEVGKTYNKPDPKNPYDPHFSSGTFTATEGSKTRAVKSTYLDLPLFIQLHGDRWFNTRPYIQAGFGYMANLQSNQNSQDDNEDGIFRLKSNNYNYQIETGISIYFNRFRLTPSVKGVFLLNNELIPDDIDTPQIWAGSVKSLKTRAILFSLKFE